The nucleotide window ACGCTCGCGGAGCTGCTCGACATCACCGCCGGGGGGCGGGTGCTGCGGATCGAGCGGTTGCGGCTGGCGAGCGGGGAGCCGATGGCGATCGAGACGACGCATCTGTCCGCGAAGCGGTTTCCCGCGCTGCGGCGGTCGCTGGTGAAGTACACGTCCCTGTACACGGCGTTGGCGGAGGTGTACGACGTGCGTCTCGCGGAGGCGGAGGAGACGATCGAGACGTCTCTGGCGACTCCCCGGGAGGCGGGGCTGCTCGGTACGGATGTGGGGCTGCCGATGCTGATGCTGTCGCGGCACTCGGTGGATCTGGACTCCCAGCCGGTGGAATGGGTGCGGTCCGTGTACCGGGGGGACCGGTACAAGTTCGTCGCGCGGCTGAAGAGGCCCACGGACTGAGGGTGGCCGGGGCGGGGTGGCCGGGATGGTGTGGCCGGGGTGCGTCGTCGGGTGCGGCGCCGTCGTGGCCGGTCGTGCAGTTCCCCTCACACCAAAAAAGCGGCACCCTCCCGCAACCTCCTTGTGTGACCGACCAGTTGAGGTTGCAGGTGGTGTAGCGCCGGGTGGGATCCTGGTCTACCGTCCTCCCGTCACCCATGGACGGGAGGACGACCTGTGCGCATCGACAGCCCCCGCAAGGCAAGTCCCCGCAGCATCGTCATCTGGACGCTCGTCGCACTGGTGGGCGCGGCCGGCTGGTCCGTGCTCGCGCTCTCGCGGGGCGAGGAGGTCTCGGCCGCCTGGATGGTGGCGGCCGCCCTCGGCTCGTACGCCATCGCCTACCGTTTCTACGCGAAGTTCATCGCCCACAAGGTCCTGAAGGTCGACGGCACCCGGGCCACCCCGGCCGAACGCCTCAACAACGGCATCGACTTCCACCCCACCGACCGGCGCGTGCTGCTCGGCCACCACTTCGCGGCGATCGCGGGCGCGGGGCCGCTGGTGGGGCCCGTACTGGCCGCGCAGATGGGATACCTGCCCGGCACCGTCTGGATCATCGTCGGCGTGATCTTCGCCGGCGCCGTCCAGGACATGGTCGTCCTGTTCTTCTCCACCCGCCGCGACGGCCGCTCGCTGGGGCAGATGGCGCGCGAGGAGATCGGCCCGTTCGGCGGCGCGGCCGCCCTGGTCGCCGCCTTCGCCATCATGATCATCCTGCTCGGGGTGCTCGCGCTGGTCGTCGTCAACGCGCTCGCCCAGTCGCCGTGGGGCACCTTCTCCATCGCGATGACGGTCCCGATCGCCCTGCTGATGGGCCTCTACCTGCGGGTCCTGCGGCCCGGCCGGGTCACCGAGGTCTCGCTGATCGGCGTGGCGCTGCTGCTGTTCGCGCTGGTGGCCGGCCGCTGGGTCGCCGAGTCGTCCTGGGCCGGCACGTTCACGCTGGCGCCCTCGACGCTGGTCGTCTGGCTGGTGGCGTACGGCTTCATCGCGTCGATCCTGCCGGTGTGGATGCTGCTGGCGCCGCGCGACTACCTCTCCACCTTCATGAAGATCGGCACGATCGGGCTGCTCGCGCTCGGGGTCGTCGTCTCGCTGCCGACCCTGCGGATGGACCCGGTGACCGACTTCGCCTCGCAGGGCGACGGACCGGTCTTCGCGGGCTCGCTCTTCCCGTTCGTCTTCATCACCATCGCCTGCGGGGCGCTCTCCGGCTTCCACTCCCTGATCGCCTCCGGCACGACGCCGAAGATGATCCAGAAGGAGACGCAGATCCGGCTGATCGGTTACGGCTCCATGCTCATGGAGTCGTCCGTGGCGATCATGGCTCTGGTCGCGGCGTCCGTCATCGACCCGGGCCTGTACTTCGCGATGAACGCGCCCGCCGGGGTCATCGGGGACACGGTCCAGAGCGCCTCCCAGGTGGTGGGCGGCTGGGGTTACCAGATCTCCCCCGAGGACCTGGCCGCCGCGGCGAAGAACGTCGAGGAGTCCTCCCTGCTGTCGCGGACCGGCGGTGCGCCCACGCTCGCGGTCGGCGTCTCGGAGATCTTCTCCGAGGTCACCGGGGGCGGCCTGCGCGCGTTCTGGTACCACTTCGCCATCATGTTCGAGGCGCTGTTCATCCTGACCGCGCTCGACGCGGGCACCCGGGTGGGCCGCTTCATGCTCCAGGACACCCTGGGCAACCTCTACAAACCCTTCAGGGACGTGAGCTGGAAGCCCGGCCTGGTCATCACGAGCGGCATCGTCTGCGGTCTGTGGGGCTACTTCCTGTGGGTCGGCGTCCATGAACCGCTCGGCGGGATCAACCAGCTGTTCCCGATCTTCGGCATCTCCAACCAGCTCCTCGCCGCGGTCGCCCTCGCCGTCTGCACGACCCTGCTGGTGAAGTCCGGCCGCCTCAAGTGGGCCTGGATCACCGGGATCCCGCTCGTCTGGGACGCCACGGTCACCCTGACCGCGAGCTGGCAGAAGGTGTTCTCCGGCGACCCGCGCGTCGGCTTCTTCGAGCAACGCTCGGTCTACCAGGACGGCATCGACCGGGGCGAACTCGTCGCACCCGCGAAGAGCATGGACGACATGCACACCATCGTCACGAACTCCACGGTCGACGGTGTCCTGACGGCGGTCCTCGCCCTGCTCGTCGTCGTCGTGATCGCGGACGCGGCGCGGGTGTGCGTCCGGCACGTACGCCGTCCCGCGCTCTCCTCGCTCAGCGAGGCACCGTACGTCGCGTCGCAGATCGTCGCCCCGGCCGGGCTGATCCCGACCGGGCGGGAGAAGGAGGAGGCACGCGATGCGGTCGGCGCTGAACCGCGCGGCTAGGGCGGCCAGGGGCCTGCGCTGGTATGTACGGGAACTCACCGACGAGTCCGGGTACGACCGTTACGTGGCGCATCTGCGGGCACACCGGCCCGGCGCGGACGTGCCCTCGCGGCGGGAGTTCGAGCGGATGCGCACGGACCGACAGGAGGCGGACCCCCGGCAGGGCTTCCGCTGCTGCTGACGCCGCCGGCGCCGTCGTTCCCCCGGGTGGCGCCGGCGCCACACGGCACGGCACATCCGTTATACGGACGGGGGTTCCATAAAGCGGAACCGTCCCTTAGATTTCCTGCGCGTTGCACAGGTGATCAGTGAGGGGACGGAGCCGCCGTATGTCGGAAACACCGGATGCGCCAGGAGCGCCTGAGGAGAAACCGCCGGTCGTAACGCCGGTCCGCGTGGTGATCGCGCTCTGCCTGATCGCCCCGTTCGTGGCGATGCTGTGGGTGGGGTCGTACGCGAAGGTCGACCCGACCTTCATCGGCATCCCCTTCTTCTACTGGTACCAGATGCTGTGGGTGCTCGTCTCGACCGCGCTCACGATGACCGCGTACACGCTGTGGAACCGTGACCAGCGCGCCCGCAGGTCCGCCCGCACGTCGCAGAACGGGGGCGCGTCCGCATGAAGGACGGCGTGAACGGCGTCGCACTCGCCGTCTTCATCTTCTTCTTCCTGGCCGTCACGGTCATGGGCTTCCTGGCCTCGCGCTGGCGCCGTTCCGACGGCGAGCAGACCCTCGACGAATGGGGCCTGGGCGGCCGGTCGTTCGGCACCTGGGTGACCTGGTTCCTGCTCGGCGGCGACCTCTACACGGCTTACACGTTCGTGGCGGTCCCGGCGGCGATCTACGCGGCGGGCGCGGCCGGCTTCTTCGCCGTCCCGTACACGATCCTGGTCTACCCGCTGATCTTCACCTTCCTGCCCCGGCTCTGGTCGGTGTCGCACAAGCACGGGTACGTGACGACGTCGGACTTCGTGCGCGGGCGCTTCGGCTCGAAGGGGCTCTCGCTGGCGGTCGCCGTCACCGGCATCCTCGCGACGATGCCGTACATCGCGCTGCAGCTGGTCGGCATCCAGGCCGTCCTCGACGTGATGGGCGTCGGCGGCGGTGAGGACACCAACTGGTTCGTCAAGGACCTGCCGCTGCTCATCGCCTTCGGCGTGCTGGCCGCGTACACGTACTCGTCCGGACTGCGCGCGCCCGCGCTGATCGCGTTCGTCAAGGACACGCTGATCTACATCGTCATCGCGGTCGCGATCATCTACATCCCGATCAAACTGGGCGGCTTCGACGAGATCTTCGCCAAGGCGGGCGAGGCCTACGGCCGGACCAACCCGGCGACCGGTGCGCCGCGCGGGGCCGTGGTACCCGGCGAGGCGGGCCAGTGGACGTACGCGACCCTCGCGCTCGGCTCCGCGCTGGCCCTGTTCATGTACCCGCACTCGATCACCGCGACGCTGTCCTCGCGCAGCCGCGAGGTGATCCGGCGCAACACCACGATCCTGCCGCTGTACTCGCTGATGCTGGGCCTGCTCGCGCTGCTCGGCTTCATGGCGATCGCGGCCGGCATCAAGGTCGACAACGGGCAGCTGGCCATCCCGCAGCTGTTCGAGACCATGTTCCCCGACTGGTTCGCGGGCGTGGCCTTCGCGGCGATCGGGATCGGCGCACTCGTACCGGCGGCCATCATGTCGATCGCGGCGGCGAACCTGTTCACCCGCAACATCTACAAGGACTTCATCAAGCCCGACGCGACGCCCGCCCAGGAGACCAAGGTCTCCAAGCTGGTCTCGCTCCTCGTGAAGGTGGGAGCGCTGGTCTTCGTCCTGACCATGGACAAGACGGTCGCCATCAACTTCCAGCTGCTCGGCGGGATCTGGATCCTGCAGACCTTCCCGGCGCTGGTCGGCGGCCTGTTCACCCGCTGGTTCCACCGGTGGGCGCTGCTCGCGGGCTGGGCGGTGGGGATGCTGTACGGCACGGTCGCCGCCTACGGGGTGGCCTCGCCGACCCAGAAGCACTTCGGCGGCTCCTCGAAGGAGATCCCCGGGATCGGGGAGATCGGGTACATCGGGCTGACGGCGATCGTGCTGAACGTGATCGTGACGGTGGTCATGACGTTCGTCCTGCGGGCGCTCAAGGCTCCCGAGGGTGTCGACGAGACCTCCGCCGAGGACTACACGGCGGACGCGGGCGACAAGGGTGTCCAGGTGGAGCTGCCCCCGGCGACCGCCGGTTCGAGCCACTAGCGTTCTCGCCCCCGCCGCCCCTTCCCGCCCCCGCCCCCGACCCCGGAGGCGGCGGGGGTGGCGGAGTGGCGGCGGGGCGGGGCGAAAATGATCCGCATGGACATCGTGATCAGACGGGCCCTCCCCGCCCAGTACACGGCCCTCGGCGAGCTCACCGCGCAGGCGTACCTCGGCGACGGCCTCCTCGACTTCGGCGAGGACGACGACTACCTCGGCGAGCTGCGCGACACGGCGAAGCGCGCCGCCTCGGCCGACGTCCTGGTCGCCGTCGAGGCGACCGGCGCCGGCGACGGCCGTCTCCTGGGCACCGTGACCTTCGTACCGGCCGGCGGCCCCATGGCCGACATCGCACGCGACGGCGAGGCCGAGATACGCATGCTGGCCGTCGCGAAGGAGGCCCGCGGCCACGGTGTGGGCACCTCGCTCGTCCGCTGCTGCGTCGACCGCGCCCGGGCCACGGCCGGCTGCACGGGCATCGCGCTGTCCACCCAGCGCACCATGCACAGCGCGCACCGCATCTACGAACGCCTCGGCTTCACCCGTACTCCGGCCCGCGACTGGAACCCCGTGCCGCACCTGGACGATCTCCTCCTCCTCACCTACGAGCTGACGCTCTGACATACTCCGGCGCCCGGCCGGGAGCCGACGCGACACAACATGTGGGGGGTGCTTCCGGCACACGGCACCAGATGTATGCTCATGCTCGCTGTCGTCGCAGGGGAATCCGGTGCGAATCCGGAACTGTCCCGCAACGGTGTACTTGTACGCGTATGCCCGCATACCGTCGTACAAAAGTCAGTCCGAGGACCTGCCGACAGCGCGCCCAGGCCGTCCGGCCCGGGCGCACGACGTCCGGGCCTCGCGGAGTGGGCCGGTGGACGCGGCGTACCGCTGCGCGAAGCGGGTACTCCCGTGTGCCCCCGACCCCTCTCCCCGCAGGCCCCCGTGCCGAGCGAGGGAGTGCCCCACGTGACCATCGCGCCAGCCGATCCGGTCTCCGCCACAGCGACGGCGACAGCCGCAGCGACCCGGGACCAGCAGGACAGGGCCGAGGCCGACGCGCCGGGAACCGCACTGCTGCGGCTCCTGACCGACTTCACCGCCGACCTCCCCGGTGCCGACCCCGGCCGGGTCGCCGCCGCCGCGCTGCGCGGCCGGTCCGCCGCCGCGGACGAGCCCGAACTGCGCGAGCTGGCCACGGAGGCGTCCGCGGGCCTCATCTCCGAGGACCCGGTCTACTCGAAGCTGGCCGCCCGCCTGCTGACCGTCACCATCGCCGCGGAGGCCGCCTCGCAGGGCGTGCGCTCCTTCTCGGAGTCGGTCGCCGTCGGTCACCGCGAGGGCCTGATCGCCGACCGCACGGCCGAGTTCGTACGCCGCCACGCGGTCCGGCTCGACGCGCTGACGGACACCTCTTCCGCCGAGGGCGCCGACGACCGCTTCGGCTACTTCGGCCTGCGTACCCTGCACAGCCGGTATCTGCTGCGGCACCCGATCACGCGGTCCGTCATCGAGACACCGCAGTACTTCATGCTGCGGGTGGCGAGCGGGCTCGCCGAGGACACCGCGCCCGATCCGGAAGCGGGCGACCGCTCGGTGGACGAAGTGGCTTCCCTGTACCGGCTGATGAGCCGCCTCGACTACCTCCCCTCCTCCCCCACCCTCTTCAACTCCGGTACGCGCCACCCCCAGATGTCGTCCTGCTACCTGCTCGACTCCCCGCTGGACGAGCTGGACTCCCTCTACGACCGCTACCACCAGGTGGCCCGCCTCTCCAAGCACGCGGGCGGCATCGGCCTGCCGTTCTCCCGGATCCGCTCCCGCGGTTCGCTGATCCGCGGCACCAACGGGCACTCGAACGGCATCGTCCCCTTCCTGAAGACCCTCGACGCCTCGGTCGCCGCGGTGAACCAGGGCGGCCGGCGCAAGGGCGCGGCCGCGGTCTACCTGGAGACCTGGCACTCCGACATCGAGGAGTTCCTGGAGCTGCGCGACAACACCGGTGAGGACGCCCGCCGTACGCACAACCTGAACCTCGCGCACTGGATCCCGGACGAGTTCATGCGCCGTGTGAACGAGGACCGCGACTGGTCGCTGTTCTCGCCCTCGGACGTGCCCGAGCTGGTCGACCTGTGGGGCGCGGAGTTCGACGCCGCGTACCGCGGGGCGGAGGAGCGGGGGCTAGCCAGGAGGACCATCCCGGCCCGTGAGCTGTACGGCCGCATGATGCGTACCCTCGCGCAGACCGGCAACGGCTGGATGACCTTCAAGGACGCCGCCAACCGCACGGCCAACCAGACGGCGCTGCCCGGCCACACGGTCCACTCCTCGAACCTGTGCACCGAGATCCTGGAGGTCACGGACGACGGGGAGACCGCGGTCTGCAACCTCGGATCGGTCAACCTGGGCGCCTTCGTCGACGCGGACGCGCGGGACATCGACTGGGAGCGGCTGGACGAGACCGTCCGGACCGCCGTCACCTTCCTCGACCGGGTCGTCGACATCAACTTCTACCCGACCGAGCAGGCCGGCCGCTCCAACTCCAGGTGGCGCCCGGTGGGCCTCGGCGCCATGGGCCTGCAGGACGTCTTCTTCAAGCTGCGGCTGCCCTTCGACTCCCCGCGGGCGCGCGCCCTCTCCACCCGGATCGCCGAGCGGATCATGCTCACCGCGTACGAGGCGTCCGCCGACCTCGCCGAGCGCAGCGGCCCGCTGCCGGCCTGGGAGAAGACCCGTACGGCCCAGGGTGTGCTGCACCCGGACCACTACGACGTCGAGCTGAACTGGCCGGAGCGCTGGGCGGCCCTGCGGAAGCGGATCGCCGACGTCGGCATGCGCAACTCGCTGCTGCTGGCCATCGCCCCGACCGCCACCATCGCGTCCATCGCCGGCGTGTACGAGTGCATCGAGCCGCAGGTCTCCAACCTGTTCAAGCGCGAGACGCTGTCCGGCGAGTTCCTCCAGGTCAACTCCTACCTGGTGGCCGAGCTGAAGGCACTCGGCGTGTGGGACGCGCAGACCCGGGAGGCGCTGCGCGAGGCCAACGGCTCGGTGCAGGGCTTCACCTGGGTCCCCGAGGACGTGCGCGAGCTGTACCGCACGGCGTGGGAGATCCCGCAGCGCGGCCTCATCGACATGGCCGCCGCCCGCACCCCGTTCCTGGACCAGGCCCAGTCGCTGAACCTGTTCCTGGAGACGCCGACCATCGGCAAGCTCTCCTCGATGTACGCGTACGCCTGGAAGTCGGGGCTGAAGACGACGTACTACCTGCGTTCGCGCCCGGCGACCCGCATCGCCCGCGCGGCCCAGGCCCAGCCGGCGGCCAAGACCGTCCCCGTCCAGCAGGCCGCCGACCCCGACGCGGTCGCCTGCTCCCTTGAGAACCCCGAGTCCTGCGAGGCCTGCCAGTAATGACCACCGCACCCGAGAAGGCCGAAGAGACCACGGGGAAGACCGAGAAGAACCTTCTCGACCCCGGCTTCGAGCTGACCCTGCGTCCCATGCGCTACCCGGACTTCTACGAGCGCTACCGGGACGCGATCAAGAACACCTGGACCGTCGAGGAGGTCGACCTCCACTCGGACGTCGCCGACCTGGCGAAGCTGTCACCGGGCGAGCAGCACATGATCGGCCGGCTGGTCGCGTTCTTCGCGACGGGCGACTCGATCGTGTCGAACAACCTGGTGCTGACGCTCTACAAGCACATCAACTCCCCGGAGGCGCGGCTCTACCTGAGCCGCCAGCTCTTCGAGGAGGCCGTGCACGTCCAGTTCTACCTGACGCTGCTCGACACCTATCTGCCCGATCCGGCGGACCGGGCGGCGGCCTTCGACGCCGTCGAGAGCATTCCGTCGATCCGCGAGAAGGCCGAGTTCTGCTTCCGGTGGATGGACTCGGTGGAGAAGCTGGACCGGCTGGAGACGAAGGCCGACCGCCGCCGCTTCCTGCTCAACCTCATCTGCTTCGCCGCGTGCATCGAGGGGCTGTTCTTCTACGGGGCCTTCGCGTACGTCTACTGGTTCCGCAGCCGGGGCCTGCTGCACGGCCTGGCGACGGGCACCAACTGGGTGTTCCGCGACGAGACGATGCACATGAGCTTCGCCTTCGAGGTGGTGGACACGGTCCGCAAGGAGGAGCCGGAGCTCTTCGACGACCGGCTGCGGGAGCAGGTCACCGACATGCTCCGGGAGGCCGTCGAGGCCGAGCTGCAGTTCGCGCGCGACCTGTGCGGTGACGGTCTCCCGGGCATGAACACCGACTCGATGAGGCAGTACCTGGAGTGCGTCGCCGACCAGCGCCTGCAGCGCCTCGGCTTCGCCCCGGTGTACGGCTCCGAGAATCCCTTCTCCTTCATGGAGCTGCAGGGGGTTCAGGAGCTGACCAACTTCTTCGAGCGCCGGCCCTCGGCGTACCAGGTGGCGGTGGAGGGGACGGTCGACCTCGACGAGGACTTCTGATCCCGGGGGATCCGTGAGGCCCGCGGGGTCTGCCGGGGGCCCTGTTCGGCCTCCCTGAGCTGACGGTCGACGCGCCGGTCGCGCACGATGCCGAAGGTGGCGGGGAGGACGAGCAGGACCAGGATTCCGAGGACGAAGAGCATTCCGATCAGGCCTTCCAGCTGTGTTGTGGTCATGGACACCACTGTCGCGCCTGATGCTCCTTACCGGGAGTGGCAGGACTGCCGCACACCCTCGATTTCCTGCCAGATCAGGTGCACACTGTCGGCATGCTGACCAACGTGGCCGCCGTCCTGCTCGACGGTGCGCATCCCTTCGAACTCGGCGTCGTCTGCGAGGTGTTCGGCCTCGACCGCAGTGACGACGGACTGCCGGTGTACGACTTCGCGGTCGCCTCGGCCGAGGGCCCGAACCTCAAGACGCACGTCCCGGGGCTCACGGTCTCCACCCCGTACGGTCTCGACCGGCTGGAGGAGGCCGACCTGATCGTCGTACCGGCCGGCAGTCACTACATGGGGCGCGCCTACCCGCCCGAACTGCTCGACGCCCTCCGCCGGGCCGCCGACCGCGGCACCAAGGTGCTCAGCGTCTGCTCCGGGGTCTTCGTGCTCGGCGCGGCCGGACTGCTCGACGGGCGGCGCTGCGCGGTCCACTGGCGGCACGCCGAGACGCTGGCCCTGCGCCATCCCCGCGCGAAGGTGGAACCGGACGTGCTGTACGTGGACGAGGACCCGGTGATCACCTCCGCGGGCACCGCCTCCGGCATCGACGCCTGCCTGCACATCGTCCGCAAGGAGCAGGGCCCGGAGGTCGCCAACAGCATCGCGCGCCGCATGATCGTGCCGCCGCACCGCGACGGCGGGCAGGCCCAGTACATCGAGCGGCCGCTGCCGCGCTCCCAGTGCGACACGGTCGGCGAGACGCTCGTCTGGATGGAGCGCCACCTCGACGAGGAGGTGACCGTCGAACAGCTAGCCGCCCGTGCGCACATGTCCCCGCGCACCTACGCCCGGCGCTTCCAGCAGGAGACGGGGACCACCCCGTACCGCTGGCTCCTGCGCCAGCGGGTGCTGCTGGCGCAGGAGCTGCTCGAGGGCACGGACGAGACGATGGACCTCATCGCGGACCGCACGGGGTTCGGGACCGCGGCTGCGCTGCGCCACCAGTTCGTCCGTGCGCTGGGGACGACTCCGCAGGCGTACCGGCGCACGTTCAGGGGCTCGCAGGCCGCCTGAACACGCGCCGTACGCTCACCGGGACACGGCCGCGCTCACCTCGGCACGGCCCTCAGCAGCAGCCGGTGCGGACGCAGCGTGATGCCCACCCGGGTCGCGTCGTTCGACTCCGGCACCTGCTCCAGGCGCCAGCGTGAGGCGACCGCGGCCGTGACGAGGCTGAGCTGGGCCATCGAGAAGTGGTCGCTGGGACACTTCCGGTTGCCCACGCTGAACGGACTCATCGCGTGCTTCGGCACGTCCCCGACCCGTTCCGGGAGCCAGCGGTCGGGGTCGAACTCCAGATGCCCGTCGTACGAGCGCGCGTCACGCTGGATCGCGTACGGGCTGTAGACGATGTCGGCCCCGGCCGGAATGCGATACCCGCCGAGTGCGGTTTCGGTCACGGCCCGGCGCGTCAATATCCATACGGCGGGACGCAGCCGCATGGCTTCGACGACGACATTGTTCGTGTGGGTCAGCTTCCGCACATCGCCGAATGCGACAGGACGGCCGTCCGTCACCGATTCGACCTCTTCGCGCACCCGGTCCGCGTGTTCCGGGTGTTCGGCGAGCACCTGCAGGAGCCACATGATCGTGGAGGCGACGGTTTCGCTTCCCGGGGTGAGTATCGCGACCACCTGGTCGTGGATCTCCTGTTCCCCGATGGGCGCGCCATTCTCGTCCTTCGCTTCCAGCAATGCCGTCAGCAAATCGTTCGGCTTTTGACCGGATGCGCGCCGTTCGGCCACGATCTCGTCGACCAGGAGGTGTAAATCGGCCAGCGCCCGGTCGAATTTGCGATGGGCCGGAAGCGGAAGCCGATAGAGCGGTCCCGCCGGGATCACCATACGGCGGTACATACCCCGGAAGACGGTGGCGAGCGCCGTACTCAGGCGCTCGGCCCGCTCGTCCATGAAGTCGCCGCGCAACAGGCAGCGGGCGGCGATGCGGACCGCGACCCGGAACGACTCGGCGGTGCAGTCGATCGTCGCGCCGGGCGTCCAGCGCTCCGCGAGGGCGTGCGCCTCCTCCTCCATGACCGGCCCGTAGCCGGGGATGGCGTCCAGCCGGAAGGCGGGCTGGATCGTCCGCCGCTGGCGCCGGTGGCGCGGTCCGTTGGCGGTCGCCACCCCCTCCTTGCCGAGCAGGCCTTCCAGGGACTCCCACAGCGGGCCGTCGATCTTGAAGTCGGGGCTCAGCGCCAGCTCGCCGGTGAGGGCCGGCGTGGTGACGGCGTACACCGTCTTGGGGCCCAGTTTCAGCCGGACGACGTCGCCCTCGTCGCGCAGCCGGGTCAGGAAGCCCAGCGGGTCGCGGACCAGTTTCAGGCCGTGCCCGAGGCCGGGGACGCCGCCCCCGGCGAGGGGCGGGTCGGACAGTTCTGCCGCTCGGTGTGCAGCGGACCCTACGGACTCGACGGTCATTTCTCACCTGCCGCTTCGTTGTTGACGTACGGGGGTGTGGAGCGGTCGTCCCAGCTGTCCACCATGTACCGCCCCGACTCGTGGTGGAACCAGTACACGGAGCTGAACCAGTTCCGCATGTTGGAGAGGCACGCCCGCACGGCGGCCGCCAGTGCGGCACCCCGCGCGGACCCGTCGTCGATTTTTTCCGCGAATTTCAGCACCTGCTTCTCGGCGCGCAAAAATCCGGTGATGCATTCCTCGACCCGACGCCTGACCTCCTTGACCGATTCCTCCAGCCGCATTCCCTCGTGGCGAATGAGACTGATGCCGAGATTATGGAGTTCACCGCCCGCCATTTCCTTGGGCAGCGAACACAGGTCGTTGTACCAGGCGGCGAAATCCTGGCACAGCAGACCGGCCCGCCGATATGCCGCGTTCTCCCGCACCACGGCGGGCAGTTCGTACTCCGCGCTCGGCTCGAGCAGGTCGAGCCATATCCAGTGCGCGAAGGTCAGCCGGCGCAGTTCGAGATATTCCTCGACGGTCGGCACGACGCCCGACGTACGATTGCGGAATTCCTGGTCGTACGCGTCTATGACCGCGTGCGAGTGCTCGGCGAACCGGGCGTTCCATCCTTCGCCCAGGAACGAGTACAGCCGCACCATGCTGTCCGCGAGCCCGGCCACCAGGGGGTCCTGGTGGTACAGGTGCTCCTTCGGGGAGTCCAGGGTCGCGTGCAGCTGGACCCTGAGCCGCCGCCAGGCCGCCGGCCGGCCGTGGACGACGTCGCGGTCGTGACGGTCGTCCCAGGCGAAGAACCACGCGCTGTAGTCCGCTATCGCCTGGAGGACCTCGTCGGGCGCGCCTATGTAGTAGCCCGCCATGAGGTCGGTGTAGCAAAGCCCGTCGGCATATGCCTCAATCGCGGACGCCGGCATGAGGCGCATTTCCAGGAGCCAGGCCCTGGTGTTCCCCTGGAGCTTCGGCCAATACGGATGGAGTTGACGGGGAAACCCGGCCTCGATCGCCGGCAGAGAGAGCGCCGGTGGAACGAGGGCCGAGGTGTACGTCGTTGTGGTGCGCTGTGCGAAAGCAGGCACGAACAAACCCCTCTCAGCCGCCTGTTGACGACACGCCCCTCCCGCTGTGCCGGGCGTGCGCCGTTGCGTATCCCCGCACTTCCCATTCAGCATCACAACTGACCGTTCTGGGAACGGATTTGCTTCTCTCACTACCCCACGGTGCCGAGAATCTCCCTATGTGTGACTGAATATGGATCACTGCAGACGCACAAAGGATCCAATGCAGGACGCGCAGACGAACGGCGCCCGGTCGGAGGGGGTTCCGACCAGGCGCCGTGGGAGCGGGACGCGATCGCCCCGTCTGTCGTTCTCCGTCCCGGCCGTTCCCAGCCGTTCAGGACGGTCCTCAGTCGTTCGCGACGACGGGGTACCGCGGTTCGTTCTCGGCCATCTGCCGCAGCGCGTCCTTGCGCTCGCGCTTGGAGAGCCGGTCGATGTAGAGGTACCCGTACAGGTGGTCCGTCTCGTGCTGGAGGCAGCGCGCGAAGTA belongs to Streptomyces sp. V3I8 and includes:
- the cyc1 gene encoding epi-isozizaene synthase — encoded protein: MPAFAQRTTTTYTSALVPPALSLPAIEAGFPRQLHPYWPKLQGNTRAWLLEMRLMPASAIEAYADGLCYTDLMAGYYIGAPDEVLQAIADYSAWFFAWDDRHDRDVVHGRPAAWRRLRVQLHATLDSPKEHLYHQDPLVAGLADSMVRLYSFLGEGWNARFAEHSHAVIDAYDQEFRNRTSGVVPTVEEYLELRRLTFAHWIWLDLLEPSAEYELPAVVRENAAYRRAGLLCQDFAAWYNDLCSLPKEMAGGELHNLGISLIRHEGMRLEESVKEVRRRVEECITGFLRAEKQVLKFAEKIDDGSARGAALAAAVRACLSNMRNWFSSVYWFHHESGRYMVDSWDDRSTPPYVNNEAAGEK